In Malus sylvestris chromosome 15, drMalSylv7.2, whole genome shotgun sequence, a single genomic region encodes these proteins:
- the LOC126605377 gene encoding LOW QUALITY PROTEIN: pentatricopeptide repeat-containing protein At4g19191, mitochondrial-like (The sequence of the model RefSeq protein was modified relative to this genomic sequence to represent the inferred CDS: inserted 2 bases in 1 codon), whose amino-acid sequence MAFKNVVIEQKNKKAEDDSDDXKGPRGQGNDLMVLLSKPSKNIGGVFEWNSAIRECVKQNCSHKALLLFRQMKQNGLEADNFTFPLLAKASANLCSLRSSQIIHSNVLKSPFRSDLYVQTAMLDMYVKCQQLTDACLLFDRIPVRDVASWNVMVLAFAQSGFLDKVLGLFRDMRFDGILPDTVTVVGLTRASLDSKNLALVKSVHAFGIRIGIDGDVSMANTWISAYAKCEDLSSAMAVFNGVEIGVRTVVSWNSLIAGYGSLEKFINALSFYKWMLCDGYRPDTSTIVSLLSSCIQPDKLFQGALIHCHGIKLGCDSDIFVVNALISMYSRCSDILSSRFLFDGMTDRTCVSWTAMISGYAERGDLDEALRLFHAMEVAGVKPDLVTVLSLVSGCGLTGALELGKWIHQYAFSNGLRDNIVVCNALIDMHAKCGNIIGARELFNVLPVRTVVSWTTMITGCALNGEYKEALDLFSLMVEFGLKPNHLTFLAILQACTHAGFLEKGLELFHMMREVYNINPGVDHYSCIADLLGRKGRLKEAVELVESMPVKPDAGIWSALLSACKIHRNVEMGEYACGRLFELEPDLEGAVPFVEMANIYASERRWDEAAAVRRAMKINKVKKFPGQSLVRVNGKPHVFTVEDRGHPDSLLLYATLDSLSLQSKEEEYWPYLEDFVT is encoded by the exons ATGGCATTCAAAAACGTTGTTATCGAACAGAAAAATAAGAAAGCAGAAGACGATTCAGACGA CAAGGGGCCAAGGGGCCAAGGCAATGATTTAATGGTCCTCCTTTCAAAACCGTCAAAGAATATTGGGGGTGTGTTTGAGTGGAACTCCGCCATAAGAGAAtgtgtgaagcaaaattgtTCCCACAAAGCCCTCCTCCTCTTTCGCCAAATGAAACAAAATGGTCTGGAAGCTGACAACTTcacctttcccttgcttgccaAAGCGTCTGCCAATCTGTGCAGCCTCAGATCCTCCCAAATCATTCACTCCAATGTCCTCAAGTCGCCGTTCCGGTCCGATCTCTATGTGCAAACAGCAATGCTTGACATGTACGTCAAGTGCCAACAACTCACTGATGCCTGCCTTCTGTTCGACAGAATTCCCGTGAGAGACGTGGCTTCCTGGAACGTGATGGTTCTCGCTTTTGCGCAATCCGGGTTTCTTGATAAAGTGTTGGGTTTGTTCCGTGACATGAGGTTTGACGGAATTCTGCCGGATACTGTTACAGTTGTGGGGTTGACTCGGGCAAGTTTGGATTCGAAAAATTTGGCATTGGTGAAGTCCGTGCACGCGTTTGGGATTCGAATTGGGATAGATGGAGATGTTTCAATGGCCAACACTTGGATTTCTGCCTATGCCAAGTGCGAGGACTTGAGTTCCGCCATGGCTGTATTTAATGGGGTTGAGATTGGTGTGAGGACTGTTGTGTCTTGGAACTCATTAATAGCAGGATATGGAAGCTTAGAAAAGTTTATCAATGCTCTAAGTTTTTACAAATGGATGTTGTGCGATGGATATAGGCCCGATACAAGCACTATCGTAAGCCTCCTTTCTTCGTGCATTCAGCCTGATAAACTGTTCCAGGGCGCGCTGATTCATTGTCATGGAATTAAACTGGGCTGTGATTCTGATATTTTTGTTGTCAATGCCCTTATATCTATGTATTCCAGATGCAGTGATATTTTATCTTCTCGATTTTTATTTGATGGCATGACTGATAGGACTTGTGTTTCATGGACTGCTATGATCAGTGGGTATGCTGAGAGAGGGGATTTGGACGAGGCACTAAGGTTGTTTCATGCTATGGAAGTTGCTGGTGTGAAACCCGATTTGGTTACTGTCCTTTCACTGGTTTCAGGCTGCGGCCTAACAGGAGCACTTGAGCTTGGAAAATGGATTCATCAATATGCCTTTTCTAATGGGTTAAGAGACAATATAGTGGTCTGCAATGCATTAATAGACATGCATGCAAAATGTGGAAATATTATTGGTGCTCGAGAGCTCTTCAATGTCTTGCCAGTGAGAACTGTTGTTTCCTGGACAACGATGATCACAGGGTGTGCTTTGAATGGCGAATACAAAGAAGCTCTGGACCTTTTCAGTCTGATGGTGGAGTTTGGATTGAAACCAAACCACTTGACGTTTCTTGCCATTCTTCAAGCTTGCACTCATGCAGGGTTTCTTGAGAAAGGATTGGAGCTCTTTCACATGATGAGAGAAGTTTACAATATAAATCCCGGGGTAGATCATTATTCCTGTATCGCCGATCTTCTTGGACGTAAAGGGAGGTTAAAAGAAGCAGTGGAGCTTGTTGAAAGTATGCCAGTGAAACCAGATGCCGGCATATGGAGTGCGTTGCTTAGTGCTTGCAAGATTCATCGCAACGTAGAGATGGGTGAATACGCTTGTGGTCGTCTATTTGAGTTGGAGCCCGACCTCGAGGGGGCAGTTCCATTTGTGGAGATGGCTAACATATATGCATCGGAGAGAAGGTGGGATGAAGCGGCTGCAGTAAGAAGAGCGATGAAGATTAACAAAGTGAAAAAATTTCCGGGACAAAGCCTTGTTCGTGTAAATGGGAAGCCTCACGTGTTTACAGTCGAAGATCGGGGTCATCCTGACAGCTTACTTTTATATGCAACGTTAGATAGTTTGAGTTTGCAgtcgaaagaagaagaatactgGCCATATTTAGAGGATTTTGTGACATGA
- the LOC126605379 gene encoding uncharacterized protein LOC126605379, with protein MYEGAKTAVRTHEGQTESFPITVGLHQGSSVSPYLFALVIDELTGHIQDDIPLCMLFANDIVLIDETQEGVNAKLNIWREVLESKGLRLSRSKTEYMECKFSANGGQNESGVRIRDQEIPKSDRFCYLGSILQKNGEFDGDLTHRIQAGWMKWKSASGVLCDRRRPLKLKEKFYRTAIRPAMLYGIECWAVKHQHVGVVEMRMLRWMCGHTRKDKIRNEDIRGKVGVAEIEGKRRENRLRWFGHVQRRPTDAPVRRCDYGTEVQGRRGRGRPRKTLEETLRKDLEYLDLTEDMTQNRAQRHSRIHIADPT; from the exons atgtatgaaggagcaaagactgccgtaagaactcatgaaggacaaaccgaaagtttccccataactgtaggattacatcaaggctcatccgtaagtccttacctttttgcgttggtaatagatgagttaacaggacatattcaagatgatattcctttgtgtatgcttttcgcaaacgatatagtgttgatagatgaaactcaggaaggggtaaatgcgaagcttaacatttggagagaagtgttggaatctaaaggtcttcgtctaagccgatcaaagacagaatatatggaatgcaagttcagtgcaaatggaggccaaaatgagtcaggggtgaggatcagagatcaggaaataccaaagagcgaccgtttttgctac ctaggatctatcttgcaaaagaacggagaatttgatggagatctcacccatagaatacaagctggatggatgaagtggaagagtgcatccggcgtgttgtgtgaccgtcgtaggccactgaagctcaaggaaaaattttataggacggcaataaggccggcaatgctgtatggcatagaatgttgggcggtgaaacatcaacacgtaggtgtagtggagatgaggatgcttcgttggatgtgtgggcacacgagaaaggataagattaggaatgaggatatccgaggtaaagtaggagtagccgaaattgaaggaaagaggagagagaatcggttacggtggtttggacatgtgcaaagaaggcctactgacgctccggttcgaagatgtgactacgggacagaggttcagggccgaaggggtagaggaagacctaggaaaactttggaagagaccctaagaaaagacttagagtacttggatctaacggaggacatgacacaaaaccgagcgcaacggcattctaggattcatatagccgaccccacttag